One window of Chamaesiphon minutus PCC 6605 genomic DNA carries:
- a CDS encoding cation diffusion facilitator family transporter, with amino-acid sequence MSFQTARPYTLLSIGAALMTIALKTGAYFLTGSVGLLSDALESGINLVAALAAFWALSFAATPADEDHPFGHNKAEYFSSGLESILIVVAAIGIAVVAVGRLSSPQPLEQLGVGLFLTLIATAINGGVAWILLRAGKRLRSITLRADAHHLFTDVWTSGGVILGILLVKLTGWLILDPIIALCVAASILVSGAKLLQETGAGLLDTSLPLEERDRITNIFSRYEPQGIHFHALRTRVSGSRRFVTFHVLVPGSWTVQQGHDLCEDVEEAIVEALPGANVVSHMEPLEDPKSWTDLELDRSIDR; translated from the coding sequence ATGAGTTTTCAAACTGCGCGACCGTATACACTATTGTCGATCGGGGCTGCGCTGATGACGATCGCGCTAAAAACTGGAGCCTATTTTTTAACTGGCTCGGTAGGACTATTATCTGATGCGTTGGAGTCTGGGATCAATTTGGTGGCTGCACTGGCAGCGTTTTGGGCATTATCTTTTGCCGCCACTCCCGCCGATGAAGATCATCCATTTGGACATAATAAGGCCGAATACTTTTCGAGTGGATTGGAAAGTATTTTAATTGTCGTGGCAGCAATTGGGATTGCGGTAGTCGCGGTGGGAAGATTATCTTCGCCGCAACCGCTCGAACAGCTCGGCGTGGGCTTATTTTTGACATTAATTGCTACGGCGATTAATGGTGGCGTTGCCTGGATTTTATTACGAGCGGGAAAGCGACTGCGATCGATTACGCTCCGTGCTGATGCCCATCATTTATTTACAGATGTTTGGACTTCAGGCGGCGTCATTCTCGGCATCTTGCTCGTCAAGCTGACGGGTTGGCTGATTCTCGATCCGATAATTGCCTTATGCGTTGCGGCGAGTATCCTCGTATCGGGAGCAAAACTGCTTCAAGAGACAGGCGCGGGGTTGCTCGATACCTCACTACCACTAGAAGAACGCGATCGCATTACAAATATTTTTAGTAGGTACGAGCCGCAAGGTATCCACTTTCATGCCCTCCGCACGCGAGTATCCGGTTCGCGGCGATTCGTGACGTTTCACGTCTTGGTACCAGGAAGTTGGACGGTGCAACAAGGGCACGATCTCTGTGAAGATGTTGAAGAAGCGATCGTTGAGGCTCTACCAGGTGCTAATGTAGTTTCGCACATGGAACCGCTCGAAGATCCCAAATCCTGGACGGATCTAGAACTCGATCGGTCGATCGATCGATAA
- a CDS encoding DapH/DapD/GlmU-related protein: MKEHFLNESPDFALGVGSAAIRKKLFQELVSIGGKPCSIISNYALIGKFDNNIGDGVCILSHATITCNVRIGNGTLLNKAAIVSHDASIGRYCAISPGAKVLGKSRIGDCTEIGANAAILPGVKVGSNCKIGAGAIVTKNVADNTTVVGIPAHPIKSTAIG; this comes from the coding sequence TTGAAAGAGCACTTTTTGAATGAGTCACCTGATTTTGCCCTTGGGGTGGGAAGTGCTGCAATTCGTAAAAAACTTTTCCAAGAGCTGGTCTCTATCGGTGGGAAGCCATGCTCAATTATTTCAAATTATGCTCTGATTGGAAAATTTGATAATAATATCGGTGATGGGGTATGTATTCTCTCCCATGCGACCATCACATGCAATGTGCGGATTGGTAATGGAACTTTGCTCAACAAAGCGGCGATCGTTAGCCATGATGCCAGCATCGGTCGATACTGTGCAATATCTCCTGGTGCCAAAGTGCTGGGAAAAAGTAGGATTGGCGATTGTACCGAAATCGGTGCGAATGCCGCGATCTTGCCAGGAGTAAAAGTTGGTTCAAACTGTAAGATTGGTGCTGGTGCTATCGTCACTAAAAATGTGGCAGATAACACGACCGTTGTCGGCATTCCAGCTCATCCGATTAAATCCACAGCAATCGGGTAA
- a CDS encoding SWIM zinc finger family protein, which yields MEFNYSYPGNSSISSNGDRTNMSFAPDVTRTPTYFRGELRQNIAFREAISALHDVVVSDLRFQPKDKTAYKEWAAQRNEIDWQLIATQRQTVTDRLRELDAEMSELRRRSSERSSGYYKSVRRYFDYLYQKDRDAWFVLDPVITVHPDEVFFECFSQDESSYGRLGASYEVFKNVGDFACGTTNVDYSAALYDEFQKIRTYKSTVFEVDPSGFGVQTAGEVAYKEVKIDLPDTWVRGFLQVNSAMSLPAISFDLHPMDIYNLCFVLRRRKEKHGPRSMKYILKPGEPVRVIFEPWNLEVVCDRSFYHGNKPEEIRVWGRRRLLILERLIPVAKKFTVHLLGTGLPSFYVADLHDLSFTLGLSGWTANDWAKAGNFDLMAPRDTVDDWTKQKVFAGLQENWLESPDDLAKRLKLDRSVVLGALSAYTQAGRAIYDLNKQVYRVRELTQEPLPIDRLRFANDRESAASEFITNKVVKVDSSSVDTNGTLHLAGTIKYRSQTYKPIAEIDRDERLVAANCTCNWHQQNKLFKGPCEHILALRMQHQQALVRL from the coding sequence ATGGAATTTAACTATAGTTATCCCGGCAACAGTAGCATCTCCAGCAATGGCGATCGCACGAATATGTCCTTCGCTCCCGATGTCACCCGCACGCCGACTTATTTTCGCGGCGAACTGCGGCAAAATATCGCCTTCCGCGAAGCGATAAGCGCGCTGCACGATGTCGTAGTCTCCGACTTGCGATTTCAGCCCAAAGATAAAACCGCCTATAAAGAATGGGCAGCGCAACGCAATGAGATCGACTGGCAACTCATCGCCACCCAGCGGCAAACCGTGACTGACAGACTGCGAGAACTCGATGCCGAAATGAGCGAATTACGCCGTCGTAGCTCCGAGCGATCGAGCGGATACTACAAATCCGTGCGCCGCTATTTCGACTACCTGTACCAAAAAGATCGCGATGCTTGGTTCGTCCTCGATCCGGTGATTACCGTCCATCCCGACGAAGTATTCTTCGAGTGTTTCAGCCAAGATGAATCTAGCTACGGGCGGCTCGGTGCCAGCTATGAGGTTTTTAAAAACGTCGGCGACTTTGCGTGCGGGACGACAAATGTCGATTATTCCGCCGCACTTTACGACGAATTCCAAAAAATCCGCACCTATAAATCCACCGTTTTTGAAGTAGATCCCTCCGGTTTTGGCGTTCAAACTGCGGGCGAGGTGGCTTATAAAGAGGTGAAAATCGATTTACCCGATACGTGGGTACGCGGCTTCTTGCAAGTCAATTCAGCGATGTCCTTGCCCGCAATTAGCTTCGATCTCCATCCGATGGATATCTACAATCTTTGCTTCGTCCTCCGCCGCCGCAAGGAAAAACATGGCCCTCGGAGCATGAAATATATCCTCAAACCGGGCGAACCAGTCCGCGTCATTTTCGAGCCGTGGAATCTCGAAGTAGTTTGCGATCGATCCTTCTACCACGGCAATAAACCCGAAGAAATTCGCGTTTGGGGACGCCGCCGATTGTTGATTTTAGAACGCTTGATTCCCGTCGCTAAGAAGTTCACCGTTCACTTATTAGGCACGGGTTTACCCTCCTTTTACGTCGCCGATCTTCACGATTTATCCTTCACCCTGGGTTTATCCGGCTGGACGGCAAATGACTGGGCAAAAGCCGGAAATTTCGATCTGATGGCTCCCCGCGACACTGTCGATGATTGGACGAAGCAAAAAGTATTCGCCGGATTGCAAGAAAATTGGCTCGAATCGCCTGACGATCTGGCTAAAAGATTGAAACTCGATCGCAGTGTCGTTTTAGGTGCCTTGAGTGCCTATACTCAAGCCGGACGAGCGATTTACGATCTGAATAAACAAGTCTATCGCGTCCGCGAATTAACTCAAGAACCATTGCCGATCGATCGATTGAGATTTGCCAACGATCGCGAATCAGCCGCCAGCGAATTTATCACGAATAAAGTCGTCAAAGTCGATAGTTCGAGTGTCGATACTAACGGGACATTACATCTAGCCGGAACTATAAAATATCGATCGCAGACATATAAGCCAATTGCCGAGATCGATCGCGATGAGCGATTGGTGGCCGCCAATTGTACCTGTAATTGGCACCAGCAAAATAAGCTATTTAAAGGCCCCTGCGAACATATCCTTGCCTTGCGAATGCAGCATCAGCAAGCATTAGTAAGGCTCTAG